Proteins encoded within one genomic window of Arachis ipaensis cultivar K30076 chromosome B08, Araip1.1, whole genome shotgun sequence:
- the LOC107610784 gene encoding uncharacterized protein LOC107610784, with the protein MWAKVPRNFKSPNMNLYDGTTDPRHHLSNFKSRMYLADASDVTRYKAFPTTLTKSPMKWEICHTEKLPPPHPIKNKKGGSHTEYCEYHKLYRQSTNDCYDLKNVIEKLVKKGRLNKYLIERSDSQEKRKRDEKDTGRRDRSTQTPERHIHMIAGGFAEVGLTKSSRKRHLKEIYQVEEEILDSPTISFTKEDAQGIIPEHDDPVVITLILANANLHWTLMDQGSSADILFKPTFDKLGLEEKELKAYSDTLYGLGDTPIRPLSFIFLHTIFGKGMRSETLNIEYIVLVVASAYNALIG; encoded by the exons ATGTGGGCAAAGGTTCCAAGAAATTTTAAAAGCCCTAACATGAACCTTTATGATGGAACAACTGACCCGAGGCACCACTTAAGCAACTTCAAGAGTCGGATGTATTTGGCCGATGCTTCAGATGTGACTCGTTACAAGGCCTTCCCAACAACTCTTACTAAGTCGCCCATGAAATG GGAAATTTGCCATACCGAGAAGCTTCCCCCTCctcatccaattaaaaataagaaGGGTGGAAGTCACACTGAATATTGTGAGTATCATAAGCTATACAGACAATCTACAAATGATTGTTACGAcctaaaaaatgtgatagaaaaactgGTCAAGAAAGGTCGGTTGAATAagtatctcatagaaaggtcggacagtcaggagaagagaaaaagagatgAAAAAGATACCGGCCGAAGAGATCGGTCCACCCAAACTCCAGAAAGACATATCCACATGATAGCAGGTGGATTTGCCGAAGTTGGGCTCACTAAGTCATCCCGAAAGAGACACCTAAAGGAAATCTACCAAGTGGAGGAAGAAATCCTTGACTCGCCAACTATTTCTTTCACAAAAGAAGATGCACAGGGTATAATACCCGAGCATGATGACCCCGTGGTAATTACCTTGATACTTGCTAATGCAAATCTTCATTGGACCTTGATGGATCAAGGAAGCTCAGCTGATATTCTATTCAAGCCTactttcgacaaactagggttggaaGAGAAAGAACTGAAGGCATACTCAGACACTCTCTACGGGCTAGGAGATACGCCTATCAGACCATTGAGTTTCATTTTCCTACATACTATCTTCGGAAAAGGGATGAGATCCGAAACCCTGAACATTGAATACATTGTTCTTGTTGTAgcttcagcctacaatgccctgataggttAG